From Panicum hallii strain FIL2 chromosome 2, PHallii_v3.1, whole genome shotgun sequence, a single genomic window includes:
- the LOC112879857 gene encoding uncharacterized protein LOC112879857, producing the protein MAAASASLSHLLLAPRRRTPPNPSHHPSRPITTALPRRSRPAPAISAAASDLLSPAPSLKSRLAAGDTLYGLFLLSFSPTLAELAALAGYDYVVVDMEHGPGGIPEALACLRALDAARTPAVLRLPEASAVWAKKALDLGPAGLMLPAVESPAAAAEAVSHCRYPPRGVRGAAHPIIRASAYGLDDSYLSRCEDDTLIICQVETAAGIAEVDAIAAVDGVDVVQMGPLDLSASMGYLWDPGNRKVRAALREAERKVLEARKKKVAAAAAGNAAYLGGFAMQNDPPEQLKLRGYHMVAGAVDIGMFRKAALDDVKRFREAVMEIGEEGDEEEEKEEKENDGYWSE; encoded by the coding sequence CCTCGCATCACCCCTCCCGCCCCATCACCACCGCGCTGCCCCGCCGCAGTCGCCCCGCCCCCGCGATCTCGGCCGCGGCATCCGACCTCCTCTCCCCCGCGCCCTCCCTCAAgtcccgcctcgccgccggggaCACCCTCTAcggcctcttcctcctctccttctCGCCCACTCTCGCCGAGCTCGCCGCCCTCGCTGGCTACGACTACGTCGTCGTCGACATGGAGCACGGGCCGGGCGGGATCCCCGAGGCCCTCGCCTGCCTCCGCGCGCTCGACGCCGCGCGGACCCCCGCCGTGCTCCGCCTCCCGGAGGCCAGCGCCGTGTGGGCCAAGAAGGCGCTCGACCTCGGCCCCGCGGGGCTCATGCTCCCCGCCGTCgagtcccccgccgccgccgcagaggCGGTCTCGCACTGCCGCTACCCTCCGCGCGGCGTCCGCGGCGCCGCGCACCCCATCATCCGCGCCTCCGCCTACGGCCTCGACGACTCCTACCTCTCCCGCTGCGAGGACGACACGCTCATCATCTGCCAGGTCGAAACCGCCGCCGGGATCGCGGAGGTCGACGCCATCGCCGCTGTCGACGGCGTGGACGTCGTGCAGATGGGCCCGCTCGACCTGTCGGCCAGCATGGGGTACCTGTGGGACCCCGGGAACAGGAAGGTGCGGGCGGCGCTGAGGGAGGCCGAGAGGAAGGTGCTAGaggccaggaagaagaaggtggcggcggctgcggctggcAATGCTGCTTACTTGGGCGGGTTTGCAATGCAGAATGACCCGCCTGAGCAGCTCAAGCTCAGGGGTTACCATATGGTGGCTGGCGCTGTGGACATTGGGATGTTCCGGAAGGCGGCATTGGATGATGTCAAGCGGTTCCGGGAGGCAGTGATGGAGATCGGCGAGGAGGgtgatgaggaggaagagaaggaagAGAAGGAAAATGACGGGTACTGGAGTGAGTGA